A section of the Rhizobium sp. Pop5 genome encodes:
- a CDS encoding DNA cytosine methyltransferase — MRAFCTARLAEIVGRIMGQTAIDLYSGCGGMSAGAAAAIPDLEVKWALDINKNATKTFANAHPQAVVDCCDVSLVSASDVVERAGIEKIDWFFAGPTCQAVSTMGLFHLEDPRNALFVHFIRLLDGFTAAGRRPRHVVMENVPGVVYGRNLVIVRELFKLFKERGYHVFADVVNMADYGLPQLRNRFILIATVDEVPPTFPRHTHAPLKKGELREYVSVSEAIADLASGEVDSRAVAKLSARGRPTRFQSFVRDGDGYAPNQHSSNLSEINRKRVATVPQGGSWKDIPPELLPDRFRRVRLTDYATLYGRLHEASPAYTISAGFNNVTSGCFTHPIHDRALTVREGARLQGFRDSFEFLGPRDAQYRQVGNAVPPYFMMQLVQHLLSGERGVPARITAAALESGKKLPNMVKRFTNKKNDSARSKDGYGGGTYWPAGWGEPIAADAVTANGYRLKEDMPLRYRRRDEWRVNRDRFVDQDIVKVYDTQRRQTVPAGTVAFPLVKQDDVDAIDRAIVQILAVVGSRSGSLELDAPVRYLRARTKLLHGQLIQKQVAGLPAMEILDDEDAIRFGKPGGLPQFARLAFEDSDLADIDPVRGPHLVLHWLGKLEAIGTGDEQRAEQ; from the coding sequence ATGCGTGCGTTTTGCACTGCTAGACTTGCCGAAATCGTGGGGAGAATCATGGGCCAGACTGCAATCGATCTCTATTCCGGCTGCGGCGGGATGTCGGCCGGAGCTGCCGCAGCTATCCCCGATCTCGAAGTGAAATGGGCGCTCGACATCAATAAGAACGCCACGAAGACCTTCGCGAATGCTCACCCGCAAGCTGTGGTCGACTGCTGTGACGTTTCACTGGTCTCGGCGTCCGATGTTGTGGAGCGTGCCGGGATCGAGAAGATCGACTGGTTCTTCGCGGGACCAACCTGCCAGGCAGTGAGCACGATGGGTCTCTTCCATCTCGAGGACCCGCGGAATGCGCTGTTCGTGCACTTCATTCGTTTGCTCGACGGCTTCACCGCCGCAGGCCGGAGACCGCGCCACGTCGTTATGGAGAACGTGCCGGGCGTGGTCTATGGCCGCAACCTCGTGATCGTGAGAGAGCTTTTCAAACTGTTCAAGGAGCGCGGCTACCACGTCTTCGCCGACGTCGTGAACATGGCCGACTATGGGCTGCCGCAGCTTCGAAACCGCTTTATCCTCATCGCCACGGTCGACGAGGTTCCGCCGACCTTCCCCCGTCACACCCATGCGCCGTTGAAGAAGGGCGAACTGAGGGAGTACGTTTCCGTCAGCGAAGCCATTGCCGATCTGGCGTCTGGCGAGGTCGACAGCAGGGCGGTGGCAAAGCTGTCCGCCCGTGGCCGTCCCACGCGTTTCCAGTCGTTCGTGCGGGATGGAGACGGATACGCGCCGAACCAGCACTCCAGCAACCTGTCCGAAATAAACCGGAAGCGCGTCGCGACCGTGCCGCAGGGCGGCTCCTGGAAGGATATACCGCCGGAACTGCTTCCAGATCGCTTTCGACGCGTCCGCCTTACCGATTACGCGACCCTCTATGGTCGCCTTCATGAGGCCTCACCCGCCTATACGATCTCGGCGGGGTTCAACAACGTGACGTCCGGCTGCTTCACGCATCCGATCCACGACCGCGCTTTGACTGTTCGAGAAGGCGCCCGTCTGCAGGGTTTCAGAGACTCCTTCGAGTTCCTCGGTCCGAGAGACGCCCAGTACCGCCAGGTCGGCAACGCGGTGCCCCCGTACTTCATGATGCAGCTTGTCCAGCACCTGCTGTCGGGCGAAAGGGGCGTTCCAGCTCGGATCACGGCGGCAGCGTTGGAGAGCGGGAAGAAGCTGCCGAACATGGTGAAGCGCTTCACGAACAAGAAGAACGACTCCGCTCGATCCAAGGATGGATACGGCGGTGGAACTTACTGGCCAGCTGGCTGGGGTGAGCCGATTGCAGCCGATGCGGTTACTGCGAACGGGTATCGGCTCAAGGAAGACATGCCACTTCGCTACCGACGCCGTGACGAGTGGCGCGTCAACCGTGATCGGTTCGTCGATCAGGACATCGTCAAGGTCTACGACACTCAGCGGCGGCAGACGGTGCCTGCGGGCACTGTGGCTTTCCCGCTCGTGAAGCAGGACGACGTCGATGCCATCGACCGGGCAATCGTCCAGATCCTCGCGGTTGTCGGCTCCCGATCTGGATCGCTCGAGCTCGATGCTCCGGTTCGCTATCTGCGTGCCCGGACGAAGCTCCTGCACGGCCAGTTGATCCAGAAGCAGGTGGCAGGTCTGCCTGCGATGGAAATCCTGGACGACGAGGACGCCATCCGGTTCGGGAAACCCGGCGGCCTTCCACAGTTCGCCCGGCTTGCGTTCGAAGATTCCGATCTGGCCGACATCGATCCTGTCCGAGGGCCGCATCTCGTTCTTCATTGGCTCGGGAAGCTGGAAGCAATCGGAACTGGGGACGAACAGCGCGCAGAGCAATAA